In Phycisphaerae bacterium, one genomic interval encodes:
- the xerC gene encoding tyrosine recombinase XerC, with translation MSEQASLVQQFINYLRAERHFSPHTAKCYAADLQQFCGYLCTLERYGPPPGDSGNGHTATAADMAKLAPPPGVAGEELNRRLLLVETDDVRALMSQLRDHNYCKSTVARKLATLRSFYKFLVRRSYLSNNPVAPIRTPKQDKRLPKCLEVDQIEKLLANPDTTTLLGARDRAMLETLYSTGMRVSELIALDIADVDLTSNVVRVAGKGKKRRVIPLGPGAVQTILHFLDLRRNDPRSASFDSEALFINKHGQRLSTRSVRRKLDKYLLDAGLDLSVSPHTLRHSFATHMLRRGADLRSVQEMLGHQSLSTTQIYTHLSGETVKENYDKSHPRA, from the coding sequence ATGAGTGAGCAAGCCAGCCTGGTTCAGCAGTTCATCAATTACCTGCGGGCCGAACGGCACTTCTCGCCGCACACCGCGAAGTGCTATGCCGCCGACCTGCAACAGTTCTGCGGCTACCTCTGCACGCTGGAACGCTACGGGCCCCCGCCCGGCGACAGCGGCAACGGGCACACCGCCACCGCCGCCGACATGGCCAAGCTCGCCCCGCCGCCGGGCGTGGCCGGCGAGGAGCTGAACCGGCGCCTGCTGCTCGTCGAGACCGACGACGTGCGGGCCCTGATGTCGCAACTGCGCGACCACAACTACTGCAAGAGCACTGTGGCCCGCAAGCTCGCGACGCTCCGGAGCTTCTACAAGTTCCTGGTCCGCCGCAGCTACCTGAGCAACAACCCGGTGGCGCCGATTCGGACACCCAAGCAGGACAAGCGCCTGCCGAAGTGCCTGGAGGTGGACCAGATCGAGAAGCTGCTGGCGAATCCGGACACGACCACGTTGCTCGGTGCCCGCGACCGCGCGATGCTGGAAACCCTGTACTCGACCGGCATGCGCGTCAGCGAGCTGATCGCCCTCGACATCGCCGACGTCGACCTGACCAGCAACGTCGTCCGCGTCGCCGGCAAGGGCAAGAAGCGCCGGGTCATCCCGCTCGGCCCCGGGGCCGTGCAGACGATCCTGCATTTCCTGGACCTGCGTCGCAACGATCCGCGCAGCGCGAGCTTCGACAGCGAAGCCCTGTTCATCAACAAGCATGGCCAGCGGCTGAGCACCCGCAGCGTGCGCCGCAAGCTCGACAAGTACCTGCTCGACGCCGGCCTGGACCTGTCGGTCAGCCCGCACACGCTCCGGCACAGCTTCGCGACGCACATGTTGCGGCGCGGGGCGGACCTGCGGAGCGTCCAGGAGATGCTCGGCCACCAGAGCCTGAGCACCACCCAGATCTACACGCACCTGAGCGGCGAGACCGTCAAGGAGAACTACGACAAGTCGCACCCGCGGGCCTAG